From Paenibacillus graminis, a single genomic window includes:
- a CDS encoding SDR family NAD(P)-dependent oxidoreductase, translating to MLNIDFAGKTLVVTGGLTGIGRGIADLFLKAGANVVIGDIACRPGIERIHDRLVQIQMNVTVSADAARLIDTAVEAFGGVDFLVNNSGTSTMDYAVDIREEDWDKVMDINAKGVYLVSQAGARQMLHQGGGGRIINIASQAGKNGYRCMGNYVASKHAVLGFTKVMALELAQAQILVNAVCPGIVETDMKRRERVEGAALRGMQPEDILAEDRSQVPLGRTAEPEDVANVVLFLASPLASYMTGQAINVTGGMTMN from the coding sequence ATGCTGAATATTGACTTTGCCGGCAAAACCCTTGTTGTAACCGGAGGACTCACCGGAATCGGCAGGGGAATCGCTGATTTATTCCTTAAGGCCGGAGCGAATGTAGTTATCGGAGATATCGCCTGCCGCCCCGGCATTGAACGTATCCATGACCGGCTGGTGCAGATTCAGATGAATGTTACCGTAAGTGCGGACGCTGCGCGGCTGATTGACACTGCTGTGGAGGCTTTTGGCGGAGTCGATTTCCTGGTGAACAACAGCGGGACCTCGACGATGGATTACGCCGTGGATATCCGGGAGGAAGACTGGGACAAGGTCATGGATATCAACGCCAAAGGCGTATATCTGGTCTCCCAGGCGGGAGCCAGACAAATGCTGCACCAGGGCGGAGGCGGCCGCATCATCAATATTGCCTCACAGGCAGGCAAAAACGGCTACCGCTGCATGGGCAACTATGTCGCGTCCAAGCATGCTGTGCTTGGCTTCACCAAGGTGATGGCGCTGGAGCTGGCCCAAGCGCAAATTCTGGTGAACGCCGTCTGTCCCGGCATCGTCGAGACAGACATGAAGCGGCGCGAGCGTGTGGAAGGTGCAGCCCTGCGCGGCATGCAGCCGGAGGATATTCTGGCCGAGGACCGCTCGCAGGTGCCGCTGGGCCGGACGGCCGAACCGGAGGATGTAGCCAATGTGGTATTGTTCCTCGCCAGCCCGCTGGCCTCTTATATGACGGGCCAGGCCATTAACGTGACCGGCGGCATGACGATGAATTAA
- a CDS encoding MetQ/NlpA family ABC transporter substrate-binding protein, whose protein sequence is MKKTWIHSTLLVVAVALFTAGCGNDREASGAGSNSSAQEKKTLKISFNPGPYSDQFKNGVAPYLEKKGYTITYKEFTDGIQPNVAVANGEIDANVFQHSLYLQSINEREKIDLAGVVQVPTPPMGLYSKKHDSLDEVKDGDQVNLPNEPVNMLRALNVLKDVGWITLKDNIDPLQTSLADITSNPHNLKFIATEPAQGPRALEDVDYAAIQGNFAVSNNIKLTTALQLENMTDPFTNIVAVDSKNKDAQFVKDIIEGYHSDEFQKYIKSNPDYEGYKLPAYFK, encoded by the coding sequence ATGAAGAAAACATGGATTCATTCAACGTTGCTGGTCGTCGCCGTCGCTTTATTTACTGCCGGATGCGGCAATGACAGGGAAGCTTCCGGTGCTGGCAGCAATTCCTCCGCACAAGAGAAGAAAACACTGAAGATCAGCTTTAATCCCGGACCTTACAGCGACCAGTTCAAGAACGGCGTTGCGCCTTATCTGGAGAAGAAGGGCTATACCATTACCTATAAAGAGTTCACGGACGGCATTCAGCCCAATGTGGCGGTAGCGAACGGCGAAATTGATGCCAACGTGTTCCAGCATTCGTTATATCTGCAGTCGATTAATGAGCGGGAAAAAATAGATCTGGCGGGTGTAGTGCAGGTGCCGACTCCTCCAATGGGGCTGTATTCCAAAAAACATGACAGCCTGGATGAAGTGAAGGATGGCGATCAGGTCAATCTGCCGAATGAACCGGTAAATATGCTCCGGGCACTGAATGTGCTGAAGGATGTGGGCTGGATTACACTGAAAGACAACATTGATCCTTTACAGACTTCGCTGGCTGACATTACCTCGAATCCGCACAACCTGAAGTTTATTGCCACCGAGCCGGCACAGGGGCCGCGGGCGCTGGAGGATGTGGATTATGCCGCGATTCAGGGGAACTTCGCCGTATCGAATAACATCAAGCTGACTACGGCCCTGCAGCTGGAGAATATGACTGATCCGTTCACGAATATCGTGGCAGTGGACAGCAAGAACAAGGATGCTCAATTTGTTAAGGATATCATCGAAGGGTACCATTCGGATGAATTCCAGAAATACATCAAGTCGAACCCGGATTATGAAGGCTACAAGCTGCCGGCGTATTTTAAATAA
- a CDS encoding methionine ABC transporter ATP-binding protein — protein MIEIKNVYKTFERKGQSIEALRGVSISIARGDIYGVIGYSGAGKSTLIRLVNALERPTSGEVLVEGQDLAGYNPAELRQAKKNIGMIFQHFNLLESKTVFDNIAIPLVLLKRSKQEIRERVTELLEFTGLGDKAHSYPKELSGGQKQRVGIARALASNPSILLCDEATSALDPQTTKSILELLQKINEEYNITIMIITHEMAVIQQICNKVAVMERGEIIEQGNVLDVFGSPHHPTTQSFVQTVIHNSVPQSVLHTLKAESGRRLFKLKFVGGAASEPIINSLIRRYEVDVNILFANMTEIQNTTLGNMILQMHGDHTVIDRAADFIVSQGVEITEVEA, from the coding sequence ATGATTGAGATTAAAAATGTATACAAAACCTTTGAACGCAAAGGCCAGTCCATTGAAGCCCTGCGCGGCGTCAGCATAAGTATTGCCAGAGGGGACATTTACGGCGTTATCGGCTACAGCGGGGCCGGCAAAAGCACGCTGATCCGCCTGGTCAACGCGCTGGAAAGGCCCACTTCCGGGGAAGTGCTGGTGGAAGGCCAGGATCTTGCAGGCTATAATCCGGCAGAGCTGCGGCAGGCCAAAAAGAACATCGGGATGATCTTTCAGCATTTCAATCTGCTGGAATCCAAAACCGTGTTCGACAACATCGCCATTCCGCTGGTGCTGCTGAAGCGAAGCAAACAGGAAATCCGCGAGCGGGTGACCGAACTGCTTGAATTCACGGGACTCGGGGATAAAGCGCACAGCTACCCTAAGGAACTATCAGGCGGGCAAAAGCAGCGGGTCGGCATTGCCCGGGCGCTGGCGAGCAATCCCTCCATTCTGCTCTGCGATGAGGCAACTTCGGCGCTTGATCCGCAGACAACCAAGTCAATTCTGGAGCTGCTCCAAAAAATTAACGAAGAGTACAACATTACGATCATGATCATCACCCATGAAATGGCTGTCATTCAGCAGATCTGTAACAAGGTGGCCGTCATGGAGCGCGGGGAAATTATCGAACAGGGCAATGTGCTGGATGTGTTCGGGAGTCCGCATCATCCGACGACGCAGAGCTTTGTGCAGACGGTTATACACAACAGTGTGCCGCAGAGCGTGCTGCATACCCTGAAGGCGGAAAGCGGACGGCGGCTGTTCAAGCTGAAGTTTGTCGGCGGGGCGGCTTCGGAGCCGATCATCAACAGCCTCATCCGCAGGTATGAGGTGGATGTAAATATTCTGTTCGCCAATATGACGGAGATCCAAAATACAACGCTGGGCAATATGATTCTGCAGATGCACGGCGACCATACAGTGATTGACCGGGCAGCGGATTTTATCGTCAGTCAGGGCGTTGAGATCACGGAGGTGGAAGCTTAA
- a CDS encoding MBL fold metallo-hydrolase, which produces MDTLVFLGTGDAMGVPRVYCSCETCMEARSSGDNARLRSSVLIDNGSDFWVIDCGPDWRRQMELQGRRSMRRLLVTHPHFDHIGGLPEWADSCRWMGYRGELYAPAEVIPVIQRQYPWLGGHIDMIPCDGGLELDGWQVRTWRVNHGKNGYSYAYRLEKDGYAWVYCPDSISLGPEETKHMHGADLLVLGTSFYYESAELSTRSVYDMTEAAELLDIVEPVRAVYTHMSHDVDMRKDYILPGNVTLAVTGLKLQLGHGKG; this is translated from the coding sequence GTGGACACATTGGTATTTTTGGGAACTGGAGACGCCATGGGCGTACCCCGGGTATATTGCAGCTGCGAGACCTGCATGGAGGCAAGAAGCAGCGGAGACAACGCCCGGCTGCGCTCCTCCGTGCTTATCGATAATGGCAGTGATTTCTGGGTCATTGACTGCGGGCCGGATTGGCGGCGGCAAATGGAGCTGCAGGGGCGGCGGAGCATGCGCAGGCTGCTGGTGACACATCCGCACTTCGATCATATCGGCGGACTGCCGGAATGGGCCGACAGCTGCCGCTGGATGGGGTACAGAGGGGAGCTCTATGCTCCGGCGGAGGTGATCCCAGTGATTCAGCGGCAGTATCCGTGGCTTGGCGGACATATCGATATGATTCCGTGCGATGGCGGTCTTGAGCTGGATGGCTGGCAGGTCCGCACCTGGCGGGTTAACCACGGGAAGAACGGCTACTCCTACGCCTACCGGCTGGAAAAGGACGGCTACGCCTGGGTCTATTGCCCGGACTCGATTTCGCTGGGACCGGAGGAGACAAAGCATATGCATGGAGCAGATCTGCTGGTGCTGGGGACAAGCTTTTATTATGAATCCGCCGAGCTGTCCACCCGTTCGGTGTACGATATGACCGAAGCGGCAGAGCTGCTGGACATCGTGGAGCCGGTCCGTGCGGTGTATACGCATATGTCGCATGATGTGGATATGAGAAAAGACTATATTCTGCCGGGGAATGTGACGCTCGCGGTAACGGGGCTCAAGCTGCAGCTGGGTCACGGCAAAGGTTGA
- a CDS encoding 5'-methylthioadenosine/adenosylhomocysteine nucleosidase, producing MSIAIIGAMEEEVAPLLPKLRDVRSLKAGGGKLYAGVLDGQEVVLLQSGIGKVNAAMTTTLLLERFHCELIINTGAAGGLAADLKVGDVVIAEELVYSDVDATAFSYAYGQVPQMPQRYPAAAGLLAQARKLVRRGVRQEQIVTGLITTADSFISDPERAMSIVSRFPEAKATDMEGAAIAQTAYQSGVPFLAVRAISDIAGSGAAGLFKSHLELAAANSAEVVLEILSRYKPPESFGI from the coding sequence ATGAGTATAGCGATTATCGGAGCCATGGAAGAAGAAGTAGCCCCGCTGCTGCCGAAGCTGAGGGATGTCCGCAGCCTGAAGGCGGGCGGGGGAAAGCTGTATGCCGGAGTGCTGGACGGGCAGGAGGTAGTGCTGCTTCAGTCGGGCATCGGCAAGGTCAATGCGGCAATGACCACCACGCTGCTGCTGGAGCGGTTCCACTGTGAGCTGATCATCAACACCGGGGCGGCTGGCGGTCTGGCTGCTGACCTGAAGGTTGGCGATGTAGTCATCGCCGAGGAGCTGGTCTACAGCGATGTGGATGCCACGGCCTTCAGCTATGCCTACGGGCAGGTGCCGCAGATGCCGCAGCGTTATCCGGCAGCGGCCGGGCTGCTTGCACAGGCGCGGAAGCTTGTCCGGCGCGGCGTTAGGCAGGAGCAGATTGTTACGGGGCTGATTACGACAGCCGATTCTTTTATCAGCGATCCGGAGCGGGCAATGTCCATTGTCAGCCGGTTCCCGGAGGCGAAAGCGACGGATATGGAAGGTGCGGCGATTGCCCAGACGGCCTATCAATCCGGTGTTCCTTTTCTGGCGGTCCGCGCCATATCGGATATTGCCGGCTCCGGGGCGGCCGGATTGTTCAAATCCCATCTGGAGCTGGCTGCGGCAAACTCGGCTGAGGTGGTGCTGGAGATTCTCTCCCGGTATAAGCCGCCTGAAAGCTTTGGAATCTAA
- a CDS encoding iron-containing alcohol dehydrogenase family protein, translated as MLVEPQIIVRAAPQEFICRPGSWGSLEQHLQKRGIRRVLVVRGNRSWTAAEPYWPQLKETEVHYHVYSGECTYRERDVIAGYASEHQLEAVIAVGGGKITDLVKSAAAQLKLPAIILPTLAATCAAWSSLSVMYDEQGAFIRFEVFASSNALVLLDPAVIAASPSELLAAGIGDTLAKWYEADVIIRHLEAPPVEVELAWDAARRCRENLLRYSSAALAAVRSGELNDALTRTAETIIMVAGLVGGFGEDYGRTAGAHSVHDALTAIPETHRLLHGSKVAYGVLVQLALEGNWPEIDGLLPFYQELGLPTSLKAMGLDHLTREELLKLGERAAVPEASIHMMPRLITADAVADAVAELEEYITAGQSQTKGASIL; from the coding sequence ATGCTAGTGGAACCGCAGATTATTGTGCGCGCCGCGCCGCAGGAGTTCATTTGCAGGCCGGGCAGCTGGGGCAGTCTGGAACAGCATCTGCAGAAAAGAGGAATCCGCCGTGTGCTGGTGGTGCGCGGAAACAGGTCTTGGACGGCGGCTGAGCCGTATTGGCCGCAGTTGAAAGAGACAGAGGTGCACTACCATGTGTACAGCGGAGAATGCACCTACCGCGAGCGTGATGTCATTGCCGGCTATGCGTCAGAGCATCAGCTTGAGGCGGTCATCGCCGTGGGCGGCGGGAAGATTACCGATCTGGTGAAATCGGCAGCGGCCCAGCTGAAGCTGCCGGCCATTATTCTTCCGACCCTGGCTGCGACCTGTGCAGCCTGGTCCTCGCTCAGTGTGATGTACGATGAGCAGGGGGCGTTCATCCGCTTTGAGGTTTTTGCCAGCAGCAATGCGCTGGTGCTGCTGGACCCGGCAGTCATTGCCGCTTCGCCGTCAGAGCTGCTGGCCGCCGGAATCGGCGATACCCTGGCGAAGTGGTATGAGGCGGATGTCATCATCAGACATCTGGAGGCACCGCCGGTTGAGGTGGAGTTGGCCTGGGATGCGGCGCGGAGATGCCGCGAAAACCTGCTCCGCTACAGCAGCGCGGCGCTTGCTGCTGTGCGGTCAGGAGAGTTGAATGATGCCCTGACCCGGACAGCCGAAACGATCATTATGGTCGCCGGGCTTGTGGGCGGATTCGGCGAGGATTATGGCCGCACCGCAGGCGCCCATTCGGTGCATGATGCGCTGACAGCCATCCCGGAGACACACCGTCTGCTGCATGGCAGCAAGGTAGCTTACGGTGTGCTGGTGCAGCTGGCGCTGGAAGGGAACTGGCCGGAGATTGACGGGCTGCTGCCCTTTTATCAGGAGCTGGGCCTGCCGACCAGTCTTAAGGCCATGGGGCTGGACCACTTGACGAGGGAAGAATTGCTGAAGCTGGGTGAAAGGGCTGCTGTACCCGAAGCTTCCATCCATATGATGCCCCGCTTAATTACCGCTGACGCGGTAGCGGATGCGGTGGCAGAGCTGGAGGAATACATAACGGCTGGTCAGAGTCAGACAAAAGGAGCAAGCATCTTATGA
- a CDS encoding S-ribosylhomocysteine lyase, producing MAKVESFQLDHTKVKAPYVRVAGTEKNEKGSTIQKYDLRFLQPNADALPTAAVHTLEHLLATYLRDELEGIIDISPMGCRTGFYLIIWDEHDPADVAAALTKVLHKVLETEHVPAVSALECGNYKDHSLFSAKEYARLVLEAGISDDPFRS from the coding sequence ATGGCAAAAGTTGAAAGTTTCCAATTGGATCATACGAAGGTAAAGGCCCCTTATGTGCGGGTCGCAGGGACGGAGAAGAACGAGAAAGGCAGCACCATTCAAAAATATGATCTGCGCTTCCTGCAGCCGAATGCCGACGCTCTGCCCACGGCAGCAGTCCATACGCTGGAGCATCTGCTGGCTACCTACCTGCGTGACGAGCTCGAGGGAATCATTGATATCTCTCCGATGGGTTGCAGAACCGGCTTTTATCTGATCATCTGGGATGAGCATGATCCGGCCGATGTTGCCGCTGCACTGACCAAGGTCCTGCATAAAGTGCTGGAAACCGAGCATGTGCCGGCTGTGTCCGCACTGGAATGCGGCAACTATAAAGACCACTCCCTGTTCAGCGCTAAGGAATACGCCAGACTTGTGCTGGAGGCCGGCATCAGTGATGATCCCTTCCGCAGCTAG
- a CDS encoding methionine ABC transporter permease yields MFDSVITSEQLFQALRETVVMVGVSLFFGALLGIPVGIILVITRPGGVMENRFVYAVLNPVINIIRSLPFIILLVAIIPFTRLLVHTSIGTSAAIVPLVVYVAPYIARLVENSLLEVSPGIMEAAEAMGATTFQVIWHFLLPEAFGSLILTMTTATIGLIGATAMAGTVGGGGIGDLAISYGYQRFDTFVMIVTVAILIIFVQGIQSAGNRLARKARRG; encoded by the coding sequence ATGTTCGATTCAGTGATTACTTCGGAGCAGCTGTTTCAAGCGCTGAGGGAAACTGTAGTTATGGTGGGCGTGTCGTTGTTTTTCGGGGCGCTGCTGGGGATACCGGTTGGCATCATTCTGGTGATTACGCGTCCGGGCGGTGTGATGGAGAACCGGTTTGTGTACGCGGTCCTTAATCCGGTCATTAACATCATCCGTTCGCTGCCGTTTATTATTCTGCTTGTGGCCATTATTCCTTTTACAAGACTTCTGGTGCATACGTCGATCGGTACCAGCGCTGCGATTGTGCCGCTTGTTGTATATGTTGCCCCTTATATAGCACGGCTGGTGGAAAATTCTTTGCTTGAGGTCAGCCCTGGAATTATGGAAGCTGCAGAAGCGATGGGCGCGACTACTTTTCAGGTCATTTGGCATTTTCTGCTCCCCGAGGCTTTTGGTTCATTGATTCTGACGATGACAACTGCGACGATCGGACTGATCGGGGCTACCGCAATGGCTGGCACTGTGGGCGGCGGGGGGATTGGCGATTTGGCGATCTCCTATGGCTACCAGCGGTTTGATACCTTTGTGATGATTGTGACTGTGGCGATTCTGATTATTTTTGTCCAGGGCATTCAGTCCGCAGGGAACCGGCTGGCCCGCAAAGCCCGCCGCGGGTAA
- a CDS encoding sulfate ABC transporter substrate-binding protein codes for MRFFKRSRQLHGWRAALMLAILALAVTGCGNGQESSAAVKPQGDLTLVVGAYSVAKDAMGEILPLFAAEWKAKTGQTLTFQQSYEASGTQARAIAGGFEADVTLLAMEGDVDKLVKAGLVEADWKKRGVNGMVTRSVVALGTREGNPKGIHDFADLAKPGVKVLYPNPKTSGGAQWDINAIYGAGLKLSEEQEGAKDPAAAKAFLESVHANVESLDKSGRASMAAFEYGVGDVIVTYENELLARIAQGVKYEVIIPKNTILIENPAAVVDKYAEEHGTSEAAGALVDYLTTPEAQQVFAKYGFRPVDKQVYAENESRYPVPAGLFDISYLGGWNEVRTTLYSKRGIWYQVLAGI; via the coding sequence ATGAGGTTTTTCAAAAGGAGCAGACAACTGCACGGCTGGCGGGCTGCCCTAATGCTGGCAATACTCGCGCTGGCGGTGACCGGGTGCGGGAACGGACAAGAAAGCTCTGCGGCTGTGAAGCCGCAAGGGGATCTTACGCTGGTGGTAGGAGCCTATAGTGTGGCGAAGGATGCCATGGGCGAAATTCTGCCCCTGTTCGCGGCAGAGTGGAAGGCCAAAACGGGGCAGACGCTCACGTTCCAGCAGTCTTATGAGGCATCGGGAACCCAGGCCCGGGCCATTGCCGGCGGATTTGAAGCCGATGTGACGCTGCTGGCGATGGAAGGCGATGTCGACAAGCTGGTGAAGGCGGGACTGGTTGAAGCGGACTGGAAGAAACGGGGCGTGAACGGGATGGTGACCCGCTCGGTGGTGGCGCTCGGTACCCGGGAGGGGAACCCTAAGGGCATTCATGATTTTGCCGACCTGGCGAAGCCGGGAGTAAAGGTGCTCTATCCCAACCCCAAAACCTCCGGGGGAGCCCAATGGGACATCAATGCCATCTATGGGGCAGGATTGAAGCTGTCCGAGGAGCAGGAAGGGGCAAAGGACCCGGCTGCCGCCAAAGCTTTTTTGGAGAGCGTACACGCCAATGTAGAATCTCTGGATAAAAGCGGGCGGGCTTCCATGGCGGCTTTTGAATACGGGGTGGGCGATGTGATCGTCACTTATGAAAATGAGCTTCTGGCCCGGATCGCGCAAGGCGTTAAGTATGAGGTGATTATTCCCAAGAACACGATCCTGATCGAAAATCCGGCAGCGGTCGTGGATAAGTATGCTGAGGAACATGGCACCAGCGAAGCTGCAGGCGCATTAGTGGATTATTTGACCACGCCGGAGGCACAGCAGGTTTTTGCCAAATATGGGTTCCGGCCCGTTGACAAGCAGGTGTATGCAGAGAATGAGAGCCGTTATCCGGTGCCGGCGGGTCTGTTCGATATTTCCTATCTGGGCGGCTGGAATGAGGTTCGGACGACACTGTACTCGAAACGCGGCATCTGGTATCAGGTGCTGGCCGGAATCTAG
- a CDS encoding aminotransferase class I/II-fold pyridoxal phosphate-dependent enzyme, with amino-acid sequence MDFIPSRNVTELPGNYFNAMKAKIALYRSRGIDVIDLASGNPDQPTPEHIVAALKEAVDKPENQGYPPFYGKSATLEAIAAFYQREYGVDLDPETEVAVFSGSGIGVVGIPQSLLNPGDLLLTVDPAYPAYHAAAALAGARVHTIPVHEAEGFLPDYGTVPEELARQVKLLMLNYPNNPTGAVATADFYERTLAFAARYRFPVLNDFAYGAFGFDGHKPVSLLQQPGGKEYGIETYTASKTFNMAGWRFGFAVGNASIIAALKHYHTQAYSTVFGAVQDAAAAALLGPQEGVAELGRLYERRRDVLVARLRELGWEINAPQGTFFAWFRVPEGYTAASFAACLLDEAQVAVAEGGGFGAQGREYVRVSLVNSEDKLNEAVDRIAAAGIFKRVKLSAGQEAVRHD; translated from the coding sequence ATGGATTTTATACCCTCCAGAAACGTCACAGAGCTTCCCGGTAATTATTTCAACGCTATGAAAGCCAAAATCGCCTTATACCGCAGCAGAGGAATCGATGTCATTGATCTGGCCAGCGGCAATCCCGACCAGCCGACGCCGGAACATATTGTTGCCGCCTTGAAGGAGGCGGTCGACAAGCCGGAGAATCAGGGCTACCCGCCCTTTTATGGCAAAAGCGCTACGCTTGAAGCCATCGCTGCTTTTTATCAGCGTGAATATGGGGTGGATCTTGACCCCGAGACGGAAGTCGCAGTGTTCAGCGGTTCAGGAATCGGGGTGGTCGGCATTCCGCAGAGCCTGCTGAATCCGGGAGATCTGCTGCTGACGGTGGACCCCGCCTATCCGGCCTATCACGCGGCGGCCGCCTTAGCCGGAGCCCGTGTTCATACGATCCCCGTCCATGAAGCCGAGGGCTTCCTACCTGATTACGGGACAGTTCCGGAAGAATTAGCCCGTCAGGTCAAGCTGCTGATGCTGAACTATCCCAACAATCCGACGGGGGCGGTGGCTACGGCGGATTTCTATGAGCGGACGCTTGCTTTTGCGGCCCGTTATCGATTTCCGGTGCTGAACGATTTCGCATACGGGGCTTTTGGCTTTGACGGCCATAAGCCGGTCAGTCTGCTGCAGCAGCCGGGCGGCAAGGAATATGGCATTGAGACCTATACGGCCTCCAAAACGTTCAACATGGCCGGCTGGCGCTTCGGATTTGCCGTGGGCAACGCCTCGATTATCGCGGCACTGAAGCATTATCACACCCAGGCGTACAGCACGGTGTTCGGTGCAGTGCAGGATGCGGCGGCGGCCGCGCTGCTGGGTCCGCAGGAGGGGGTTGCAGAGCTTGGCAGACTGTATGAGCGGCGGCGTGATGTGCTGGTCGCCAGACTTCGGGAGCTGGGTTGGGAGATCAACGCTCCGCAGGGCACCTTTTTTGCCTGGTTCAGAGTCCCGGAAGGCTATACAGCGGCGTCTTTCGCCGCATGTCTGCTGGATGAGGCGCAGGTTGCCGTCGCTGAAGGCGGCGGTTTTGGAGCGCAGGGTCGCGAATATGTGCGGGTCAGCCTCGTGAACAGCGAGGACAAGCTGAACGAAGCCGTTGACCGGATTGCGGCAGCGGGCATTTTCAAACGGGTCAAGTTATCGGCAGGTCAGGAGGCGGTGCGCCATGATTGA
- a CDS encoding GNAT family N-acetyltransferase encodes MKSDPFIPVLFDFPEFFETERLLVRAPQWGDGAVVNEAIRESLEELKLWMPFAQSMPALEESEIYVRDSRLKFLNRTVLNMLIFHKAEGTFLGCTGLHHIDWETRCFEAGYWLRTTSTGKGYITEAVNGITRFAIQELAANRIEIRCSGRNAKSAAVAERAGFLLDGILRLNTLGLDGELHDSKVYAKVRGAEF; translated from the coding sequence ATGAAGTCAGATCCGTTTATCCCGGTCTTGTTTGATTTTCCCGAGTTCTTTGAGACTGAACGCCTGCTGGTGCGCGCCCCGCAGTGGGGTGATGGGGCAGTAGTGAATGAGGCGATCCGCGAGAGTCTGGAGGAGCTGAAGCTGTGGATGCCTTTTGCCCAAAGCATGCCGGCACTGGAGGAATCCGAAATATACGTAAGAGATTCCAGGCTGAAATTTCTGAACCGGACTGTGCTGAATATGCTTATTTTTCACAAGGCAGAGGGGACCTTTCTGGGGTGCACCGGTCTGCATCATATCGACTGGGAGACCCGCTGTTTTGAAGCCGGATATTGGCTGCGGACCACCAGCACAGGCAAGGGATACATCACCGAGGCAGTAAACGGAATTACCCGCTTTGCCATACAGGAGCTTGCGGCGAACCGGATTGAAATCCGCTGCAGCGGACGTAATGCCAAAAGTGCTGCCGTTGCCGAACGTGCGGGTTTTTTACTGGATGGCATTCTGCGCCTTAACACCCTCGGCCTGGATGGAGAACTGCATGACTCCAAGGTATACGCCAAGGTACGGGGAGCCGAATTTTAG